TCAAATTATTGCGCAAAAGTAAGTATTAGCGTCTAATTTCATTTGGTTAATAACTCGTTAACCACTCGTTAATTTACATCACTGACTACAATTTAGAAGCAGCAATGTTTTAAATTGATAAGATTATTATCACCTTATGAAACCTTCCACTATTTTAAATTGGGAGAGGAATATTCAGCAAGCTATTTCCCTCGCACATAACGACCCCTTAGGTAACATCGACCTGAAGAAAGTAGCTGATAAACTCTGCGTATCAGCAGATATCCTTTCTCACAAGTTTACAGAGATCTGCCAGGAGCCATATATCCGGTTTGTAAACCGGAGCAGACTCGAAGCAGGAGCCGGTTTGCTGCGACACAGCGGATTTAGCATCCGGGAGATCAGCGAGCGATGCGGCTACACCAATTCCAGCTTTACCAAGGCTTTCAGAGCCCGGTTCGATGCCAGTCCTACCAGCTTCCGCGACATGCTCCTGCTACCAAACGAGATAGCTACCCTGGAACGCACAAAGATCATTACCTCTCCTTACGACCGCCACATGGCAGACATCTTTACCACCGATAGAACAGAAGATACACGATTGCCCAACTACACCCTGTATTACAATATTCTTCCACGCAGCGATGATCCGGTAAGAAACATGGTTGTATATATGGCCACGTATTCCCAGCAACTGCGCGCCATTACCGCATCGATAGCTACCCATGAAGCCATGGTGATCACCGGTACGCTTGATGTAGTACCGGTTACTACTTATGGACGCATGATGATGTATGTTGGATTACTGTTGCCCAACACACCACAAAATAATATGGCGCATCTCTCCATACAACTGAGCTTCCAGGAAGCTTTCGGATTGGTGACCAGGCAAATACCCGGCGGTCACTACAAGAAATTATCCGTTCCTATGAGCTTTGTTGCAGCCGGCCTCCCCATGTATGAATTTATCAACAACAGTTGCAGGGCCAGCCATTTCAAGATGAGCGGCAATCATTTCTTTATCTCCCTCACCGGCATCAATGAATGTGATATTTTCATTCCCTGGCAGAAGCGGGGCTATTAAAACTGGAAATATATCGGTATCATCGGCTGTGTGCTTTTTACCTGCACCAGTAACCAGACGAATACCACCATAATGGCCACACTACCGGCAACGGGCACACGTCCCAGTAATTTCTCCAGCGAGAACTCCATTTTTGAAGGCATAAAATGCAACAGGAAACCCAGTGCCATCACCCAGAATACGGCCGTATAACCCTGGTACAGCTCCATCAGGATTTCCGGCTGGAAATCATATACCACCTGGTGAATCAGCGCCCATGCATCATGGAAGGTGGACGCTTTAAAAAAGATCCAGCAAAAGCACACGAAATGAAAAGTAACAAACACCCCTATAACCTTCAGTACGGAGGCTTTCCATCCAGTCATTACTGTCTTTCTCTTTTTCAGCCAGTCGAGACGCACCTTATCTACTGCCAGCGCCGTGCCGTGCATAGCACCCCAGAAGATAAAGTTCCAGCTGGCGCCATGCCAGAAACCACCGATCAGCATGGTCAGCGCCAGGTTGATAAACTGCCGCACTTTCCCTTTACGATTGCCTCCCAAAGGAATGTACAGGTAGTCGCGCAACCAGCTGGATAAAGAGATATGCCAGCGGCGCCAGAACTCTGTAACAGACGAACTCTGATAAGGTGAATGGAAGTTTGGCGGAATCTTAAACCCGGTCCAGCGGGCAATACCCAGCGCCATATCGGAGTAGCCGGAAAAGTCGCAATAGATCACTAACGCATACCCATACACGCCGATGAGACATTCCAGGCCGGTATGTTTACTGGGATCATCAAAAATATACTGGACAAAATTCTGATAGATAAAATCCGATATGACAATCTTTTTAAACAATCCGCCAATGATCAGGTACATCCCTTTGCCTATATCCTCACTGTTCAACCGGTATGGTTTTGAGATCTGCGGTATAAAATCGGCCGCGCGTACAATGGGGCCCATCATCAGTTTCGGGAAGAAGGAGAGGAAAAAGAGATAGTCCATGAAATGTTTGACAGGCGGTATTTCATCCCGGTAAACATCTATCGTATAACTCAGATTTTCAAATGTATAAAAAGAGATCCCGATTGGCAGTAACAGGTGCAGCGGATGAATATTCCCTGCTGTTACATCATTGATGATGCCGATAAAGAAGTCGGTGTATTTGAAATAAAACAGCAACCCTATATTGAGGACGATACTGAATATCAGTAATGATTTTTTTACTGTCTTGCTGGGCGTGCGGTGGATCCAGTGAGAAAGATTAAAATCCACAATGGCCGAAAGCACCACCAGGCCCACATAGAAGCCACAGGCTTTATAAAAGAAGTAGAGTGAGAAAATAGTATATACCCATACCCGGCCATGTTTGCTGCGGCTTACTGCCAGGTAACAAAGCAGGAACAAAGCAAAGAAATAGAAAAAGAAGGCGCTGTTAAACAGCACAGGATCTGCAGGATTGTACAAAAGTTCAGACAACAGTTTATTAATGTTGATCATCGGAGATAACTGGGTTTTTCTTTATTTCCTGTAAATAGTGTGCGTAGGATTGTTGTATTGCATCATATAGCAGCTGCCCCTGTAACTGGTACCCTCTCGCATTAAAATGAATATGATCCGGCGCCCATGCTCCTGCAAACTTGCTTTTCTGCGCTTTGTTTACTGCGTTAAAATTCCAGCAGGCGATGCCGTGTTGTTTTGCATATCCCATGATCTGCTGGGTGACCATAGCAATATATGGATTGGGATAGTAAGCGGTATGATAGATTGTTTTATATTTTTTCTTGCTGATCTTTTTACGGGTAGCCTTGCGTACTGCCCGCATACAGTCTGGCGGCGTAGTGAGCAGGATGTTTGCGGAAGGCAGTTCTTCCCGGATCAGCTGCACCATTTTATCAATTTCATTTCTGAACTGAAAGGGGTCAAGCCGGCCATAGGCCTCGTTTGTTCCCAGGGAGATGATCACCAGCTGTGGTTGTAATACCGCCATCTGTGCCCGCAGCACATTATCCTGATCATTATAATGCTGGAACATGGCGCCATTGATACCTACGCTATGATACAACACACCGTTGCGGCCATTTTCAAGCACAGCGCCATAAAAGCGGAAAGGGGTGCTGCCCGTACCTTCCCATCTTACCTGGAAGGATTGTGATGTTTGTAAAAAGTTGAGCGTAGCCATGCTGACAGTAGGAGAACCAGGAAACGGGGTAGCCGTTACCGTTATTTCTGCATCAGGACAGATGATGGTACTGTTTTCCGTACCGGCATCATAGAACAATTTCACTTTGCGGAAATTATTATCCATAGCAGCATCCTGTTTGCCGGTAAAAGCGAGTGCAGGTGCGTTGCTTTGTGTGCTGATAGCAATAGCGCCGGGGCCCAGCTCCGGTGTTTTATCACGGTCTATCACTCTTTCTGTACGCCACTTCGCGTTGCTGTTCCAGCGGTAATCATCCGGTCCGTTGGTACCGGCCAGGTTATAGGGAAAGATGTATCCTCTTCCGGCATAGCCAAACTCCTGTTGTAGTAAGGCGCCGGTAGCGAATGGAAAAAATCCTGCCTGTACGTGTGAATCCCCGAGATGAAGTATGGACACTACATTACTATCTGCTACCGACAAACTATGAAAAACACTATATAAAGCAGTGTCCTGCTGGATAATGTTGGCAGTTGTTTGTTGCGCATAAGTAGTAAACGTGGTGAGTAACAGCATTAGCCCTGCTACCATACATCTCCTAAGGTTGTTCTGCCTCCCTGTAATCATTCATTATAGCTTTATACAGCAGCGCCCCCACCCTGGCCGCTCCCTGTCTGTTAAAGTGAGTATAATCCTTGTTGGCCATCACCGTATCTCCTTCCACCCACTTCACCATGGAGCCTTCGCCGCCCATAGCGGCATAGAGGTTCCAGTAAGCAGTGCCGTGTTCTTCTGCCAGCTCATGCTGTACTTTCAGTAATGCTTCCACTCCTGGCGCTGTTACATAACGGTCGCTTTTGCGATACGATTTATCTGCCGTACCGATGATCAGGAAAGAGGTAGCCGGCAGGTCGTGTCGCAAAGAGTCCATCACTTTTTTCATGGGACGTTCGTACCAGCTGTAGTCCGTCAGCTCAGGACGGAACAATACATTGGCACCATAGTGCAACACCACCAGATCATAGGGATGTTCCTGCTGCATACGCCGGATCATATCGGCCGACAAACGCCCCAGTTCCACACCACTGATGCCCCGGAAAGAAAAATTATCTACATAAATACCGTTATCGCTTTCAAAACAAACACCATAAAATGGCGTGGCAGGATTACCGTCATACCTGATGACCAGTGACGGAGAACCGGTGTCCTGGCGCAGGTCCAGCTTATTGACCGGCGCAGTGCCGGAAAGCGTATAGGCCTTATCGTTAATCCTGACAGTGGCGTCGCTGGCTGCGCCATATAGTAAAGATACTTCCTGAAATTTATCCAGCCGTGGTTTGCGCACGGGTGAATATTTCACCCAGCTATCGCTGCCGGAATAAAAAGTATGCCCCGAAAAACCCAGTGTAATATTGGATGGCGGGGAGTTTTTATAGTGATAATCTTTCCAGTTATTTGAAAAAGTATGGGTGATGGTAGTTCTGTAAGAAGCTACTATGGAGGTGACGGGGACAAAGCCCACGCCGGCGCCGCCAAAGAATGTCTGCAGGCTGTCGCGCAGATCCGAGGTGATGAGATCACCTTCGATCATAGAGTCACCAAAATAGGCGATGCGTACTTTTTTACGTTTGCCTGCTTTCAGTTCTTTTAAGGCAGTCATGAACTTTTTAATACCCATTTCCTCCGTATCTCCCGGTATGGCAGATGTATAGTTAAGGATCCCTTTGTACGTCATGAAGTCGTGCAGCAGGTCGGGGTTGGAAATGTTGGTGGAATCGCCTGCTGCCAGTGCAGCAGTATCTGAAGGAGAAAGCTTACTGCTGTCTGTAACAGCAGTAAGCTCTTTTTTATCCGGCGCTGGCGTTGTT
The Chitinophaga sp. MM2321 DNA segment above includes these coding regions:
- a CDS encoding GDSL-type esterase/lipase family protein, whose protein sequence is MVAGLMLLLTTFTTYAQQTTANIIQQDTALYSVFHSLSVADSNVVSILHLGDSHVQAGFFPFATGALLQQEFGYAGRGYIFPYNLAGTNGPDDYRWNSNAKWRTERVIDRDKTPELGPGAIAISTQSNAPALAFTGKQDAAMDNNFRKVKLFYDAGTENSTIICPDAEITVTATPFPGSPTVSMATLNFLQTSQSFQVRWEGTGSTPFRFYGAVLENGRNGVLYHSVGINGAMFQHYNDQDNVLRAQMAVLQPQLVIISLGTNEAYGRLDPFQFRNEIDKMVQLIREELPSANILLTTPPDCMRAVRKATRKKISKKKYKTIYHTAYYPNPYIAMVTQQIMGYAKQHGIACWNFNAVNKAQKSKFAGAWAPDHIHFNARGYQLQGQLLYDAIQQSYAHYLQEIKKNPVISDDQH
- a CDS encoding MBOAT family O-acyltransferase — its product is MININKLLSELLYNPADPVLFNSAFFFYFFALFLLCYLAVSRSKHGRVWVYTIFSLYFFYKACGFYVGLVVLSAIVDFNLSHWIHRTPSKTVKKSLLIFSIVLNIGLLFYFKYTDFFIGIINDVTAGNIHPLHLLLPIGISFYTFENLSYTIDVYRDEIPPVKHFMDYLFFLSFFPKLMMGPIVRAADFIPQISKPYRLNSEDIGKGMYLIIGGLFKKIVISDFIYQNFVQYIFDDPSKHTGLECLIGVYGYALVIYCDFSGYSDMALGIARWTGFKIPPNFHSPYQSSSVTEFWRRWHISLSSWLRDYLYIPLGGNRKGKVRQFINLALTMLIGGFWHGASWNFIFWGAMHGTALAVDKVRLDWLKKRKTVMTGWKASVLKVIGVFVTFHFVCFCWIFFKASTFHDAWALIHQVVYDFQPEILMELYQGYTAVFWVMALGFLLHFMPSKMEFSLEKLLGRVPVAGSVAIMVVFVWLLVQVKSTQPMIPIYFQF
- a CDS encoding GDSL-type esterase/lipase family protein yields the protein MPGKNKSAYPFIIILGSLVCLLGLSQLNYTFSYKDFQFRRLDMLSDLRTTPAPDKKELTAVTDSSKLSPSDTAALAAGDSTNISNPDLLHDFMTYKGILNYTSAIPGDTEEMGIKKFMTALKELKAGKRKKVRIAYFGDSMIEGDLITSDLRDSLQTFFGGAGVGFVPVTSIVASYRTTITHTFSNNWKDYHYKNSPPSNITLGFSGHTFYSGSDSWVKYSPVRKPRLDKFQEVSLLYGAASDATVRINDKAYTLSGTAPVNKLDLRQDTGSPSLVIRYDGNPATPFYGVCFESDNGIYVDNFSFRGISGVELGRLSADMIRRMQQEHPYDLVVLHYGANVLFRPELTDYSWYERPMKKVMDSLRHDLPATSFLIIGTADKSYRKSDRYVTAPGVEALLKVQHELAEEHGTAYWNLYAAMGGEGSMVKWVEGDTVMANKDYTHFNRQGAARVGALLYKAIMNDYREAEQP
- a CDS encoding helix-turn-helix transcriptional regulator produces the protein MKPSTILNWERNIQQAISLAHNDPLGNIDLKKVADKLCVSADILSHKFTEICQEPYIRFVNRSRLEAGAGLLRHSGFSIREISERCGYTNSSFTKAFRARFDASPTSFRDMLLLPNEIATLERTKIITSPYDRHMADIFTTDRTEDTRLPNYTLYYNILPRSDDPVRNMVVYMATYSQQLRAITASIATHEAMVITGTLDVVPVTTYGRMMMYVGLLLPNTPQNNMAHLSIQLSFQEAFGLVTRQIPGGHYKKLSVPMSFVAAGLPMYEFINNSCRASHFKMSGNHFFISLTGINECDIFIPWQKRGY